From the genome of Gracilibacillus salitolerans, one region includes:
- a CDS encoding Gfo/Idh/MocA family protein: MSNNRIGKIRNWQWTATKTWRPQAYYEQNDWRATWNGEGGGILINQASHHIDLIAWLFGMPQKVYAHLKYGSQRDITVDDDVTTVLRYANGMSGVFTTRTHDFFGADRLEILGDKGKIVIENGDSMNIKVFDQEEQLWSKELDISEFKAIEENAPLYQEKFLEFQDVGQNPYVNIMENFTENITKNIPLYATREDGERNVELINAIYLSDWLQKEMDIPFDHSLYLEKLNEIMRNERED, encoded by the coding sequence TTGTCAAATAATCGTATCGGAAAGATAAGAAACTGGCAATGGACAGCGACTAAAACCTGGCGTCCTCAGGCTTATTACGAACAGAATGATTGGCGTGCTACTTGGAATGGAGAAGGTGGCGGTATACTAATCAATCAAGCATCTCACCATATCGATTTAATAGCTTGGTTATTTGGAATGCCCCAAAAAGTTTATGCTCACCTTAAGTATGGGTCGCAACGAGACATTACCGTTGATGATGACGTAACCACTGTTCTTCGTTATGCTAACGGCATGTCCGGTGTTTTCACTACTCGTACTCATGACTTTTTCGGAGCAGACCGGCTTGAGATTCTCGGGGATAAAGGCAAAATCGTTATTGAAAACGGAGATTCCATGAATATAAAGGTGTTCGATCAAGAAGAACAGTTGTGGAGTAAGGAATTAGATATATCTGAGTTTAAGGCTATCGAGGAAAATGCCCCTCTTTATCAAGAAAAGTTCCTCGAGTTTCAAGACGTCGGACAAAATCCATATGTAAATATTATGGAAAATTTTACGGAAAACATTACAAAAAATATCCCATTATATGCCACCAGAGAAGATGGCGAACGTAATGTAGAACTGATTAATGCAATCTACTTATCAGATTGGCTACAAAAAGAAATGGACATACCTTTTGACCACTCGCTTTATCTTGAAAAACTAAATGAGATTATGAGAAATGAAAGAGAAGACTAG
- a CDS encoding ABC transporter substrate-binding protein gives MKKWYLFLVLAFLTALVVACSSDSANENEEDTAGSEDTTETESNDTESEEASGNEEVTLRVAWWGGQERHDRTLQVIEMYEEQNPHITIEAEYSGFDGYFDKLNTQLAAGNAPDVIQFGGNLNDFVARDVILPLDDYVGNEIDTSLHDESMLDSATFDDQLYGVTLGTTAWGLLLNKTAFEEAGVSMPSKEWTWEDFKELTPQLTENLDGTYGTGDFGEDGFGVFLAQTDKFTYLDGEIGFDQEDVKEWFNLWKELRESEGAAIPEVQVSASQTPEQSLIVQRDVAIESIASNQLGAYTGATEDEFELYPYPANSDTSKNGVSLRPSQYFAAYKDTEHPEEAAKFMDFFVNNVEATEILGNDRGAPVNADVRENLIDQASELDEAVYSYIALVSETSDAPFIPNLPGYNENTQLFTETEQIIYYDQKSVDEAAEDYYEELLSNIEKYENEDEE, from the coding sequence ATGAAGAAATGGTATTTATTTTTAGTTTTAGCATTTTTGACTGCTTTGGTTGTTGCCTGTAGCTCAGATTCTGCTAATGAAAATGAAGAAGATACAGCAGGATCTGAAGACACAACTGAAACAGAAAGTAATGATACAGAAAGTGAAGAAGCGTCAGGTAATGAAGAGGTCACTTTACGAGTAGCGTGGTGGGGTGGTCAGGAGCGACATGACCGTACATTACAAGTAATTGAAATGTACGAGGAGCAGAATCCTCATATAACGATTGAGGCGGAGTATTCCGGTTTTGATGGTTATTTTGACAAATTAAATACACAATTGGCTGCTGGAAATGCACCAGATGTTATTCAATTTGGCGGTAACTTAAATGACTTTGTTGCACGAGATGTTATTTTACCATTAGATGATTATGTAGGAAATGAAATAGATACAAGCTTACATGATGAAAGTATGTTAGATTCTGCAACATTTGATGATCAATTATATGGAGTAACACTTGGTACAACAGCATGGGGGTTATTATTAAATAAAACAGCTTTTGAAGAAGCCGGGGTTTCCATGCCAAGTAAAGAGTGGACTTGGGAAGATTTTAAAGAGTTAACACCACAATTAACAGAGAACCTGGATGGAACATATGGTACAGGTGATTTTGGAGAAGATGGTTTCGGTGTATTTTTAGCACAAACAGACAAATTTACTTATTTAGATGGTGAGATTGGTTTTGATCAAGAGGATGTTAAAGAGTGGTTTAATTTATGGAAAGAGCTCCGTGAAAGTGAGGGAGCTGCTATTCCAGAGGTTCAGGTATCTGCATCTCAAACACCTGAGCAATCCTTAATTGTTCAACGCGATGTAGCGATTGAATCTATCGCAAGTAATCAGTTAGGTGCTTACACTGGTGCGACAGAGGATGAGTTTGAATTATATCCTTACCCTGCTAATTCTGACACTAGTAAAAATGGGGTTTCTTTGAGACCGAGTCAGTATTTTGCAGCATATAAGGATACAGAGCATCCAGAAGAAGCTGCTAAGTTTATGGATTTCTTCGTGAATAACGTCGAAGCGACTGAAATATTAGGTAATGATCGTGGTGCACCGGTTAATGCTGATGTACGTGAAAACTTAATTGATCAGGCAAGTGAATTAGATGAAGCAGTATATTCTTATATTGCTTTAGTAAGTGAAACTTCAGATGCACCATTTATTCCTAACTTACCTGGTTACAACGAAAATACACAGTTATTCACCGAGACAGAACAAATTATCTACTACGATCAAAAATCAGTAGATGAAGCTGCAGAAGATTATTACGAAGAGTTACTGTCCAATATCGAAAAGTACGAAAATGAAGATGAAGAGTAA
- a CDS encoding Gfo/Idh/MocA family protein, with protein MPIKVGIVGLGLQGSKYASLIYDRQVKGMQLTAVSSRSTEKRDYVQERFKDVLFYHDYRDLLNESLVDAVIICVPHFQHVAVAIEALSRNKHVLAEKPLSVHTKELEPLRQIAEQKSDLCFGIIFNQRTKPAVSKTEGFIVK; from the coding sequence TTGCCAATCAAAGTAGGAATTGTTGGACTCGGACTACAAGGCTCGAAATATGCATCACTTATTTATGATCGACAGGTTAAAGGGATGCAATTAACAGCAGTCAGTTCCCGCAGCACGGAGAAACGGGACTATGTGCAGGAGCGTTTTAAAGATGTGCTATTCTATCACGATTATCGAGATTTACTAAATGAATCCTTAGTAGATGCTGTTATCATTTGTGTCCCGCATTTTCAGCATGTTGCTGTTGCGATCGAAGCACTTTCCCGAAATAAGCATGTGTTGGCGGAAAAGCCACTAAGTGTACATACAAAAGAGCTTGAACCATTGCGACAAATAGCAGAACAAAAATCCGACTTGTGCTTTGGGATCATTTTTAATCAACGGACAAAGCCGGCGGTATCAAAAACTGAAGGGTTTATTGTCAAATAA